In Gracilinanus agilis isolate LMUSP501 chromosome 1, AgileGrace, whole genome shotgun sequence, the sequence TTTAATGAATTTTGTTCTTAATTTTAGGGAGAAGTAGGATATAGCCAAAGAACATTAATGTGCATTTGTGCGTAAACTGAGGTTTCATGTTAGGAATTTctctatataaaattttaaattactttagaATTGTAAGTTCACTATGGAAATAAACTTCTtgatctgctctttttttttttttttttttgctctagatgtgattttattagtttagaaattCACAATTACAATTGACAACTTCTCTGTTACTTAAAAGTTTAGAAAAGTATCTAATACattaaatggttaaatgatttcctaGCTTTTGGGATCATAGTCATTTATCAGAGTTAGGTCTTGAATGTAGACTCCAAAGCTGGTCCTCTGTCCACTACACAACCCTACCTCTCAAGATATAGATTggttactattttttaaatagtgtttGTGTTTGAGACTCAGTGAAAATCTTATTatgacttcttttatttttttttttacctgtgtATCTACCTCAAATGGGATGGTGTATATCATACACTTGATAAttctaaaatactatataaatgcttcttgtaaatgttagttattgattctaatcctttttcttttttctaattttttttaatagaacctCCAAAATGCAGACCCCAAACACTAGGTCTCTGCATTTGAGTGAATGGCAGAAGAATTACTTTGATATCACCTCTGGCAACTGTTCTCCAGGCCAGAAGGCAGATGCCTTCCGTTCACAGATTCTGCGCATTCAATATGCATGGGCAAattctgagatttcccaggcctGTGCTTCCAAACTCTTCAGAAAATATGCAGACAAATACTCTGCAATTATTGACTCTGACAATGTAGAAACTGGCTTGAATAACTATGCAGAAAACATTTTGACTATGGAAAAATGCCAGCAAACTGACAGTAGCAAGTGGCAATCTGGTTTAACAATAAATAATGTTTACAAATTAAATAGTGTGCAAGAGATGATGCAGGCTGGCAGAAAGTTCAAAGATTCTCTGTTGGCACCAGCAGATGCATCAATAGTAATCCATAAGGAGTTTAGTGCCTTTGGTTTTTCCAAACCTAGTGTTTGTGGTAGTTCTGAAGAAACCAACCAGTGGATTAAATCTAATTGTACTGAGAAGACATTAAGTATTCCAGAGAAACCAGCATCCTTGATCCATCCTCAGAATAATCAGCTTCTCATCATGACCAGAACTACAGATGACTTTCCTGCATCCTCAGTGCCTTTAGATGAACTGCCCAGGACAAAGTTTCATGTTACTCCATTATTTGGAAATGTCAAAATGGCAAGTAGCACTACAAAAGCCAATATGGCATCAAACATGTCATCAAATCAGTCCTTTTTTCATTCTGACTATGGAAATCCAGGGAAAAAGAGGACTTTCTGTGATTCTAGCTCTGAAAGCACTGAAGCCCTTTCTAATCCCACACTGAATAAGGCTCTTGGTAACATGGAAACCAGTGGCCATAGGGATGAGAGCAGTCCTTTTAGTTTTAAAACTGCAAAAGAACAACTATGGATAGATCAGCAAAAGAAAAACCATCAGCCCCAGCGTGCACCAAGCTTTTCATATGGTGGAGTAAAAAAGTCTCTGGGAGCTGGCCGCTCTCGGGGCATCTTTGGGAAGTTTGTTCCTCCCCTGGCCAGACAGGAtagtagagatgagaaaggagggaCACAAGGTAAACCTCCTGGAGCCGTGCCTGCAGAACCAGCTCATCCCATTGATGAACGTTTGAAGAATCTAGAGCCAAAGATGATTGAACTTATTATGAATGAGATTATGGATCATGGCCCTCCTGTAAACTGGGATGACATAGCAGGAGTTGAATTTGCTAAAACTACAATAAAAGAGATAGTTGTGTGGCCTATGTTGAGGCCAGACATCTTTACTGGTTTACGAGGACCTCCCAAAGGAATTCTACTCTTTGGTCCTCCTGGAACAGGTAAAACTCTAATTGGCAAGTGCATCGCCAGTCAGTCTGGGGCCACTTTCTTTAGTATCAGTGCTTCCTCCTTGACTTCTAAATGGGTAGGTGAAGGGGAGAAAATGGTCCGTGCCCTGTTTGCTGTTGCAAGATGTCAGCAGCCAGCTGTGATATTTATTGATGAAATTGATTCCTTATTGTCACAGCGTGGAGACAGTGAGCATGAATCTTCCAGAAGGATAAAAACCGAATTTTTAGTTCAGTTAGATGGAGCAACCACATCGGCTGAAGAACGTATTTTAGTGGTGGGTGCGACTAATCGGCCTCAAGAAATCGATGAGGCTGCTCGGAGGAGATTGGTAAAGAGACTTTATATTCCACTCCCAGAAGCTTCAGCAAGGAAGCAAATAGTAAAAAATCTGATGGCCAAGGAACACTTTTGCCTTACTGAAGAGGACATAACCCAAATTGTTAAGCAGTCTGATGGATTTTCTGGGGCAGACATGACACAGCTTTGCCGAGAAGCTTCTTTAGGTCCTATCCGAAGTTTAAAGACAATTGACATTGCCACAGTCACACCAGACCAAGTTCGACCAATAACTTTTATTGATTTTGAAAATGCTTTCCAAACAGTGCGCCCGAGTGTGTCTTTAAAAGATTTGGAACTGTATGAGAACTGGAATAAAACTTTTGGTTGTGGAAAGTAAATTAATGAAGTACAACCTAAGGCAGCTATAAAATATGTCTTTTTTAAAGCTTGGAAGCccaaaatagttatttttaatacatttatagTTCTTGAAGAAAGTAAAATGCCTCTTCCTAAACCCCCCACATTTCCCATTCTGTGCTTTTTTTGAtgttaatttatataatttcctCTGATCATTAAATCATAGTTGAAGTCTGCATTCCCAAAATGAGAATGAGATTTATCTGTTtttgagggcttttttttttctgtttcaaaagGGCACTATAAAAGGAAGAGTACAtttagattgattttttttaaaatctagagaTTGAATTTGCGTATGAAGCTTTCTTGTAGTTGTATCCATTTTATGTTTAGGAATGGAATACCTTTTTGAAAggtcttattttttaatgttgtctTAATAGAGTGGTAACATTTAGatgaagaaaagttaaaaaaaaaacccctcaaaaTAACAGCAAAAAAAGATACTCACCTGAGTCAGtataagttttttgttttgattcttACAGTTTACAATCCAAcctctatttctgttttcttacCTCAACATGATGGACTTAGAAAGATAAAAgtatttagtattattttttctgaggcatgtagaattttgttttgttataactg encodes:
- the FIGNL1 gene encoding fidgetin-like protein 1, with product MQTPNTRSLHLSEWQKNYFDITSGNCSPGQKADAFRSQILRIQYAWANSEISQACASKLFRKYADKYSAIIDSDNVETGLNNYAENILTMEKCQQTDSSKWQSGLTINNVYKLNSVQEMMQAGRKFKDSLLAPADASIVIHKEFSAFGFSKPSVCGSSEETNQWIKSNCTEKTLSIPEKPASLIHPQNNQLLIMTRTTDDFPASSVPLDELPRTKFHVTPLFGNVKMASSTTKANMASNMSSNQSFFHSDYGNPGKKRTFCDSSSESTEALSNPTLNKALGNMETSGHRDESSPFSFKTAKEQLWIDQQKKNHQPQRAPSFSYGGVKKSLGAGRSRGIFGKFVPPLARQDSRDEKGGTQGKPPGAVPAEPAHPIDERLKNLEPKMIELIMNEIMDHGPPVNWDDIAGVEFAKTTIKEIVVWPMLRPDIFTGLRGPPKGILLFGPPGTGKTLIGKCIASQSGATFFSISASSLTSKWVGEGEKMVRALFAVARCQQPAVIFIDEIDSLLSQRGDSEHESSRRIKTEFLVQLDGATTSAEERILVVGATNRPQEIDEAARRRLVKRLYIPLPEASARKQIVKNLMAKEHFCLTEEDITQIVKQSDGFSGADMTQLCREASLGPIRSLKTIDIATVTPDQVRPITFIDFENAFQTVRPSVSLKDLELYENWNKTFGCGK